In one window of Labilithrix sp. DNA:
- a CDS encoding FAD-dependent monooxygenase has translation MQDKSHEVVIAGGGPTGMMLAAELALARVDVAVVERREDQDVPGSRAGGLHARTIEVLDQRGVAERFLSQGQVAQVAGYSFIPLDISDFPARHNYGLALWQERIERIMADWIGELPVTTYRGREVTGFTQDDAGVDVALSDGRSLRARYLVGCDGGRSLVRKKAGIDFPGWDASTSYLIAEVEMTEEPAWGVRRGEKGVNAIGKRDGKCGVVLVEQQVGNSDEPALEDLRAALIAVYGTDFGARNPTWLSRFTDMARQAASYRDRRVLLAGDAAHVHAPAGGQGLNIGVQDAVNLGWKLAQVVKGTSPEGLLDTYQAERHPIAARVLRLTMAQTALGRGDDRTEALREDVTELLKMDEPRKRYAGIMSGLDVRYDLGEGHPLLGRRMPDLDLGARRVYSLLHEARPVLLDLGARLDVAPWADRVRLVEASYAGAWELPVLGAVPPPTAVLIRPDGYVAWVGEGTDAGLHDALTKWFGAPSQAKVRSVIA, from the coding sequence ATGCAGGACAAGAGCCACGAGGTGGTGATCGCGGGCGGAGGCCCGACCGGCATGATGCTGGCGGCGGAGCTGGCGCTCGCGCGCGTCGACGTCGCCGTCGTCGAGCGGCGCGAGGACCAGGACGTCCCCGGCTCGCGCGCAGGCGGCCTCCACGCGCGCACGATCGAGGTGCTCGACCAGCGCGGCGTCGCCGAGCGCTTCCTCTCGCAGGGGCAGGTCGCGCAGGTCGCGGGGTACTCGTTCATCCCGCTCGACATCAGCGACTTCCCCGCGCGTCACAACTACGGGCTCGCGCTCTGGCAGGAGCGCATCGAGCGCATCATGGCCGACTGGATCGGCGAGCTGCCGGTGACGACGTACCGCGGCCGCGAGGTGACGGGCTTCACGCAGGACGACGCCGGCGTCGACGTCGCGCTGTCCGACGGCCGCTCGCTCCGCGCGAGGTACCTCGTCGGGTGCGACGGGGGCCGCAGCCTGGTCCGCAAGAAGGCGGGCATCGATTTCCCGGGCTGGGACGCGTCGACGAGCTACCTCATCGCCGAGGTCGAGATGACGGAGGAGCCGGCGTGGGGCGTCCGCCGCGGAGAAAAGGGCGTCAACGCGATCGGCAAACGGGACGGCAAGTGCGGTGTCGTCCTGGTCGAACAGCAAGTGGGCAACAGCGACGAGCCGGCGCTCGAAGACCTGCGCGCCGCGCTCATTGCCGTTTACGGGACGGACTTCGGCGCGCGCAATCCAACTTGGCTATCCCGATTTACGGACATGGCGCGGCAGGCGGCGTCGTATCGCGATCGCCGCGTGCTCCTCGCCGGAGACGCCGCGCACGTGCACGCCCCCGCCGGCGGACAGGGGCTCAACATCGGAGTCCAGGACGCGGTAAACCTCGGCTGGAAGCTCGCGCAAGTGGTCAAAGGCACCTCGCCGGAGGGCCTCCTCGACACCTATCAGGCGGAGCGGCACCCCATCGCCGCGCGCGTGCTCCGCCTCACGATGGCGCAGACCGCGCTCGGCCGCGGCGACGACCGCACGGAGGCGCTGCGCGAGGACGTGACGGAGCTCCTGAAGATGGACGAGCCGCGCAAGCGCTACGCCGGGATCATGTCGGGCCTCGACGTCCGCTACGACCTCGGCGAGGGGCACCCGCTGCTCGGGCGCCGCATGCCCGACCTCGACCTCGGCGCGCGCCGGGTCTACTCGCTCCTGCACGAGGCGCGGCCGGTGCTGCTCGACCTCGGTGCGCGCTTGGACGTCGCGCCGTGGGCCGATCGCGTGCGCCTCGTCGAGGCGAGCTACGCCGGCGCGTGGGAGCTCCCCGTCCTCGGCGCGGTCCCTCCTCCGACCGCGGTCCTGATCCGCCCCGACGGCTACGTCGCGTGGGTCGGCGAGGGCACGGACGCCGGCCTCCACGACGCGCTGACGAAGTGGTTCGGAGCGCCATCGCAGGCTAAAGTACGCTCCGTCATCGCATGA